The window GATGGCGACGCCCTGAACGTCCTCGGCGATGGCGGCGGTGGCCACCTCGTCGACCGACCGGTTGTGGCCCAGGTGAACGACCTCCGCGCCCTGCGACTGCAGGATCCGCCGCATGATGTTGATCGACGCGTCGTGACCGTCGAAGAGGCTCGACGCCGTGACGAACCGGACGGGGTGCGCGGGGCGGTACAGCTCACTGCTCATCCCCTCAAAATACTTTGGCTTCCTACTATTGGAAACCCGAGGACCAGTGACGCGGCTCTCAGCACCTCGTCCGGCGGCGTTGACAGCGCCCAGCTCAGGGGCGACGACGCGCCGGGCCCGGGGTCACCCCGGGCCCGGACCGCGTCAGCGGGCCTTGGCCGCCCGGAGCGCGATCCACTGGCGCATCGCGTACTCGACCAGCGTGATCAGCGTCTGCTTCGTCGACTCGCGGTCCCGGGCGTCGCAGCGGACGATCGGGATGTTCGGGTCGATCGACAGGGCCTCGCGCACGTCGTTGATGTCGTGCTCCAGCACGCCGTCGAACGTGTTGACGCCGACGATGTACGGCAGGCCGCGGTCTTCGAAGAAGTCGATCGGGGCGAACGAGTCGGCCAGCCGGCGCGTGTCGGCCAGCACCACCGCGCCGATCGCGCCGCGGACCAGGTCGTCCCACATGAACCAGAACCGCTGCTGCCCGGGCGTGCCGAACAGGTAGAGGATCAGGTCCGCGTCCAGCGACACCCGGCCGAAGTCCATCGCCACCGTGGTCGTCGACTTGCTCGGGGTGTGGTCGAGGTTGTCGACGCCGACGCTGGCGTCGGTCATCATCGCCTCGGTGGTGAGCGGCACGATTTCCGACACCGACCCGACGAAGGTCGTCTTCCCCGCACCGAAACCGCCAGCCACCACGATCTTGGCGGATGTCATGGTCGGGGGCGCGGTGTCCCGCGGTGCCTTAAAGCCGACGGAGTCCACTCAAAACCCTTTCCATCAACACCAGATGTGCCTCGGCGCCGTCATTGCCCGTTATCGTCTTGTGCACCGTGACCAGCCCCGCGTCGGCCGCGTCGCTGATCAGCACCCGGGCCACGCCCAGAGGCACCCGCAAGGCCGACACGATCTCGGCGACCGAACGGGGGGTCCGGCACTCTTCCATGATCGAGATGCACTCGATCTGCTCCGCGGCCACCTCGGGGAAGCCACCGGTGGCAGCGTAGTCCTTCGCGGAGATCAGTGTCTCCAGCTCCAGGGCGTAGTTCGCCCGGGTGCGGCCGCCGGTCAAAGCGTAGGGCCGGACGATAGCGGTCAGGTCCTCGGGCGCGGCAGGCTGCTCGAACACCGCGGGCATGACGAACTCGCCGCTGGGCGGGCCCGGGTCGAACAACCCACCCGGTCTGGGGCTGTCCCCGTCGGTACTGCCGGGGGGAGAGACTAAAGAGGTCACGCGATCTCCTGGGTCGGCCGACGGCGCGGGTGCCGGCGGTTCCCCGGCCGCGTGCGCACCGGCGGCCGGGGGTGGCGGGGACTCCTTGCTCTTCTTGCGCTTCCGGCGGGCACGGCCGGAATCCAGCGTGAACCCGTTGAGGACGTCGGCGAACGTGCCGTCGTCCCCTCGCCCGGCGGGGTGCTGCCCCGCAGGTGGTTCGCCGTCGAATCCGGACCCCGTGCTCATCGCGCCATCATCCCACCGGTTCGCCGATCAGCGACCCACCCGATCCCTGAAGCTGGGCGCGCAGCTCCGGGGTCAGGATCTGGCCGACGCGGTCGACGAGCATCGTCATCTCGTAGGCGACCTGCCCGATGTCGCAGTTCGGGGCGGCGAGGATGGCCAGGCAGGACCCGTCGCTGATCGACATCAGCACCATGATCCCCAGCTCCATCTCGACGACGGTTTCGTTGACCGCCCCGGCCTCGAAGCACCGGGCGGCGCCCTGGGTGAGGCTGACCAGGCCCGACGCGACCGCGGCGAGCTGGTCGGCCCGGTCGAGCGGGAGCCGGTTCGACGCGGTCAGCAGCAGGCCGTCCGCCGAGACGACCACGGCGTGCGCCACGCCGGGCACGCGCTCCGCGAAGTCGTTCACCAGCCAGCCGAACTGATTCTGCGTCGGCTGAGCGCTACTCGGCGAGGTCATTCACCCTCCAGTGTCTCGTGGTTGCTGTCGGCCGCCTGTGCGGTGCGGTGGCGCCCGCGCTCGATGCCCTGTTGGAAGCTCCGCAGGCGGCCGCGCACGTCGTGTGCGTCCCGTTGTGGTCGGGGGGCCGTGGCCCCGGTGGGCGGTCCGGCGCTGCCCGGGAGCAGCTGCTCCCCGCGACGGCGCCGGGGCAATCCTGCCGAAGTGAACGTGGCGGGTGCCGACTGGGACACCGCTTGCACCGCCCGCCAGCCGTCATCGGTGCCGAAGTTCCACTCGTCGGTGGCCTCGACGGCGGCCTCTTCCCGGCGTGGCGCCGGAGTCTCCGCGGCCGGCGCGGCGCCCCGCCGGGACGGCAGGACGGAGGGCGAAGCCGCAGGACGGCCGCCGGGCAGCGGCTCCTGGAAGGCCGTGGGCCGGTCGTCGGGCTCGCCGGCCTGCGGTGTGGGGGACGGCCGCCGCGACGGCCGTGGCTTCCGGCTCGGCAGCGCCCCCGGCTCGGCTGCCTCCGGCGGCGTACCCGGCTCGCCGGACTGGTGGAGGGCGTCGGCCTGTGCCTGGCTCGGCTGGAACACATCCGGAACCGACGCCGCGGGCGCACCCGGCTGAGGCGAGCCGTTCGTCTCCGCCGCCGGCCGGTGACCTGGCTGCGGCAGCCCGCCCGCCTCGACCGCCTCCGGCCGCTGACCGTGCTGCGGCTGCCCGTTCGGCTGGACCACGTCCGGCTGCGGAGCCGGGCTGCCCGGCTGGAAGGCGCCCGGCTGCCGGCCGGACGCGGCCGCTTGCTGCCCTCGCCGTGGCAGGCCGTTCGACTGGGACGCATCCTGCTGCGTCTCGGGGGTGGTCGGCTGGCGCCGGGCACCCGGCTGGAGCCCCTGCGCGAACGACTGCTGCAGAGCGCTCCCGGGCACCTGCGCCGAAGCATCCGCCTGGGCTGCGGCGGTTCCCGGCTGCTGCGCGCTCGGCTGGACCGCGGACCCCGGCTGGGCCGACGGTCGCCCGGCGACCTCCGGCCCCGGCTGACCGGTTCCGTGCGCCGAACCCGCCTGACCGGAACCCTGCGCCGTACCCGACTGGCCGGAGCCTTGCGGCGCCGATGGCTGTTGCTCGCCGAATCCCGCGCCCGGCTGACCAGAATCCTGCGATGCTGAAGGCTGCCCGCCGAACCCCGCGCCCGGTTGACCGGTGCCCCGCGCCGAACCTGCCTGACCGGTCGCCTGCGGCGCCGACGGTTGCCCGCCAAACTCAGCGCCCGGCTGACCGGCCCCCTGCGGGTTCGCCGCCGCCTGGCGGGCGTGCTGGCGTCCGCGGGTCACGCCCTGCTGGAAGCTGCTCAGCCGCCCGCGGACGTCCGCCGGGTCGCGGACCGGGAGGTCCGAGCAGGGCGGGGCCGGGGCCGCCGGGGCCGCTGGGGGCGGGGTCGCGCTGCCGGGGAGGAGCTGCTCGCCGCGGCGGCGGCGGGGCAGGCCCTTCTCGGTGAACGCCGTCGGCTCCGACTTCGTGACCTGCTGGACCGTGCGGAAGTTCTCGTCGCTCGCGAAGTCCCAGCTACGGCCTTCCGCGGCGGCTGGTGCCTCCGGAGCGGCGGCGGCCGGCTCTTCCGAGACGGCGGCCGGGACCGGGGCCGGCTTCTCGGCGGGCTTGTCCTCGCGGAACCACGCCGACAGCATCTCGTCGAAGATCGGCGTCGTCTCCGAGCGGTCCGGGGCCGGGGAGGGCGCCGGGGCCGGTTCGGGCTTCGCGGTCGCCTGGCGCCACCAGTCGCTGAGGGTCGTTTCGTTCGCGGAGAACAGGTCCTTGCCCGACGGCAGCTCACCGGACCGGGGCGGGTCCGGCAGCGGCAGCACCGCGGGGACCGGCGGCAGCGTCGGACGCGGCGGCGGGGCGTCGTCGTCCTTCGGCAGGGGCGCGAACAGCGCCGTCCCGGAGATCTCCAGGTCCGACGGCGGCCGGACACCGGCCGGCCCGTGGCCGTTCGACAGGCCGGCGAGATCGCTCGCCGACGGCCAGCGCTCCTCCCCCATCGGCGGCTGCTGCGGGACCAGCGGCCGCGGCCGGGAGGTGCCGTTGACCGGGCGGCGCGGCAGCTGGTTGCCCGCCGCGGGGCTCGCCGGGTGCTGCTGCAGGGCGCCGATCGGGCCGGTCAGCGGGCCGTCGGTCACCGGCATCACCAGGTCCGGCGGGACGACGACCGTGGCGCGGACGCCGACGATGTCCTTGCCGCCGTGCAGCGACACGCCGATCCGGTGCCTGCTGGCCAGCCGGCCGACGACGAACAGGCCCATCCGGCGCGACGTCGCCAGGTCGACCGACCCGGCTTCGGTCAGCCGGGTGTTCGCCTCGGCGACCTCGGCCTCGTTCATGCCGATGCCCTTGTCGAGGATGTCGACGTTGAGCGAGCCGTCCTCGCCCAGCCTCGACGCCACCGTCACCGACGTTTCCGGCGCGGAGAACGCCGTCGCGTTGTCCAGCAGCTCGGCGACCAGGCGCATCAGGTCGCTCGCGGCGTAGCCGACGATCCGCGCCGGGGGCGGCGGCTGGACCTGGACCCGCTGGTACTGCTCGATCTCCGACACCGCGGCGCGGAGCATGTCGGTGGTGCCGACCGGCTTGCCGGACCGGCGGCCGGGCTCGGCGCCCGACAGCACCATCAGGTTCTCGTTGTTGCGCCGCATCCGGGTGGCGAGGTGGTCGAGCTGGAACAGCGTGGCCAGCTGGTCGGCGTCCTCCTCGTCCCGCTCGAGCTGCTCGATCAGCTGCAGCTGCCGCTGCACCAGGCTCTGGCTGCGCCGCGAAAGGTTGACGAAGACGCTGCCGAAGCCGGTGCGCATCGCGGCCTGCTCGGTCGCCAGCCGCAGCGCCTGGTGGTGCACCTTGTCGAAGGCCCGCGCCACCTCGCCGACCTCGTCCTCGGTCTGCACCGGCACCGGCACGACGTCGGTGCCCTGCGCGCGGCCCTCCTGGATGTTGCGGACGGCTTCGGGGAGCGCCTTCTCGGCGACGTCGAGGGCGCTGCGCCGCAGTGCCTTCAGCGAGCGCAGCAGCTGGCGGGTGATGAGGAAGACGACCGCGACGGCGAGCACCATCGCCGCGAACAGCAGCACCGCGAGCAGGCCCGCGCCGCTGCTGGCCTCGTCGACCAGCTGCGTCGACGTGGCCGACGCCGACGCGCCCAGTCGGCCGGCGACCTGGCTGATCTGCGTCCGCATCGCCGTCGACGCGGCGTTCCAGTCGGCGGCCGACAGCGCGCGGAAGGCGTCGTCCACCGCGTTGCCCTGCGCGTTCAGCACGGACTCGACCATCCGGGCCCGGCTCTGCGCCTGCGCACCCTCGGCGATCGCCGCGAAGTCGCGCTGCAGCGTGTCGCCCGCCGCGGACCGGAAGTCGACGAGCCGGTCGGCCAGCCGCAGCTCCGCGGCGCGCAGCGTGGCGAGCTCGCTCGGCGACAGTGCCGAGCGGGCGATGCCGTAGGAGACCAGGGCTTGGCTGACCGACACCTGCTCGCCCGCGACGAGCAGCTCGTGCAGCCCGGCCGGCGTGCCGCCGAGGGTGCCGTCGCCGGCGCCCGCGGTGCCCGCGGTGTCGAGGCCGATCAGCGAACCGGTGATCCCGGAGTAGGAGTTGACGGCCTGGGCCGGGTCGAGCTGGCCGCCGTCGACCTGGCGGCGGAGGAAGCCGAGGTTGTTGACCTGCGCGGTGGCCGCGCCGGCGGCCCCGGCCACGCCGGGCTCGACCTCCGACGCGCGGGCCTGCGCCGCGGTGAACGGGCCGACCGCGGCGTCGGTGGCCTTGCGGGCCGCGGTCAGGTCGGGCGTGCCGCCGACGGTGCCGTCGGTCAGCATCGCCGCGGTGACCGTGCGCTCCTGCTGCAGCGCCGCGGTGAGCGCACGCGTCTGGCCGCCGAGCGCGACGAGCCGGTCGAGCCGCTGGTACTCGTCCGAGCGGCCGACCTGCCCGGCGATCGTCGTGACGCCGAGCACCAGCGCGAGGACGATGGGGACGACGGTGACGGCCGAAAGCTTGACGGGCAGGCTCCAGTCGCGCCAGCGCACGAGGGCGTGCCACGCGTCCTTCCCCTTGGACCGCCGGGGTGCTCGGCCGAGCAGCTCCCCCACGGGCACCTGACCTTCTCCTGCAACGGTCACGTGAGTGACTCCCTGTCCGGCGTCATGGATCCGCGTCGGCGGCGCGGCGTCCCGGCTCGCCGCGGGCCGCGGGACGGTCGTGCCGTCCGCGCCCTGCCGCGTGCCCGGTGCCCTCGCTCGTCCCCGGCCGCCCGGCCGACCGCGCGCCCGTCGCCGGGCAGGCACCATCCCGCTGTCCCGTGCAAGGGACTGTGCACGTGCACGGCGCAAGTTGCGTTCTGCACGGTCGTCGAGATCAACTTTATCGGTGCCAATCGATCGCTGCGGTCAGCTGGGCCAAAGAATCGTACCCCCGGCACCCCGCCGGTCAATTTCGTTCCTCGCTCGGGCGCTGACCTGCGAAAAGTGCTTTCCGAACCGAGAACTGCCCCCGACATTCGACCTCGCTGACCCCGAAGAGGGAATTTCGGTTACCGGAAGCGTCTCACCCAGGCATCCGGCCGTCACCCGGTTAGCCCATGCAGAGGGGCATCGTACCCCAGACGATCTACACTCAGTACCCCCATCGAGTGGGTCAAGTCTCAAGATGTGCCCGATGTTGTGGCGTTGCCCGCCACCGTGCCCCGACCTGGTGATTTCTTTCGAGACGCACCGCTGACCAGTGGATCTTCGCCGCCGTGCCCGCACCCGGGTGACACTCTCCGAGGCGATGTGAGCGCTCCCGGCCACTCCGCGTGACCGGCGCGGACGACCCCT of the Amycolatopsis sp. NBC_01488 genome contains:
- a CDS encoding DUF742 domain-containing protein, producing the protein MSTGSGFDGEPPAGQHPAGRGDDGTFADVLNGFTLDSGRARRKRKKSKESPPPPAAGAHAAGEPPAPAPSADPGDRVTSLVSPPGSTDGDSPRPGGLFDPGPPSGEFVMPAVFEQPAAPEDLTAIVRPYALTGGRTRANYALELETLISAKDYAATGGFPEVAAEQIECISIMEECRTPRSVAEIVSALRVPLGVARVLISDAADAGLVTVHKTITGNDGAEAHLVLMERVLSGLRRL
- a CDS encoding nitrate- and nitrite sensing domain-containing protein — encoded protein: MPVGELLGRAPRRSKGKDAWHALVRWRDWSLPVKLSAVTVVPIVLALVLGVTTIAGQVGRSDEYQRLDRLVALGGQTRALTAALQQERTVTAAMLTDGTVGGTPDLTAARKATDAAVGPFTAAQARASEVEPGVAGAAGAATAQVNNLGFLRRQVDGGQLDPAQAVNSYSGITGSLIGLDTAGTAGAGDGTLGGTPAGLHELLVAGEQVSVSQALVSYGIARSALSPSELATLRAAELRLADRLVDFRSAAGDTLQRDFAAIAEGAQAQSRARMVESVLNAQGNAVDDAFRALSAADWNAASTAMRTQISQVAGRLGASASATSTQLVDEASSGAGLLAVLLFAAMVLAVAVVFLITRQLLRSLKALRRSALDVAEKALPEAVRNIQEGRAQGTDVVPVPVQTEDEVGEVARAFDKVHHQALRLATEQAAMRTGFGSVFVNLSRRSQSLVQRQLQLIEQLERDEEDADQLATLFQLDHLATRMRRNNENLMVLSGAEPGRRSGKPVGTTDMLRAAVSEIEQYQRVQVQPPPPARIVGYAASDLMRLVAELLDNATAFSAPETSVTVASRLGEDGSLNVDILDKGIGMNEAEVAEANTRLTEAGSVDLATSRRMGLFVVGRLASRHRIGVSLHGGKDIVGVRATVVVPPDLVMPVTDGPLTGPIGALQQHPASPAAGNQLPRRPVNGTSRPRPLVPQQPPMGEERWPSASDLAGLSNGHGPAGVRPPSDLEISGTALFAPLPKDDDAPPPRPTLPPVPAVLPLPDPPRSGELPSGKDLFSANETTLSDWWRQATAKPEPAPAPSPAPDRSETTPIFDEMLSAWFREDKPAEKPAPVPAAVSEEPAAAAPEAPAAAEGRSWDFASDENFRTVQQVTKSEPTAFTEKGLPRRRRGEQLLPGSATPPPAAPAAPAPPCSDLPVRDPADVRGRLSSFQQGVTRGRQHARQAAANPQGAGQPGAEFGGQPSAPQATGQAGSARGTGQPGAGFGGQPSASQDSGQPGAGFGEQQPSAPQGSGQSGTAQGSGQAGSAHGTGQPGPEVAGRPSAQPGSAVQPSAQQPGTAAAQADASAQVPGSALQQSFAQGLQPGARRQPTTPETQQDASQSNGLPRRGQQAAASGRQPGAFQPGSPAPQPDVVQPNGQPQHGQRPEAVEAGGLPQPGHRPAAETNGSPQPGAPAASVPDVFQPSQAQADALHQSGEPGTPPEAAEPGALPSRKPRPSRRPSPTPQAGEPDDRPTAFQEPLPGGRPAASPSVLPSRRGAAPAAETPAPRREEAAVEATDEWNFGTDDGWRAVQAVSQSAPATFTSAGLPRRRRGEQLLPGSAGPPTGATAPRPQRDAHDVRGRLRSFQQGIERGRHRTAQAADSNHETLEGE
- a CDS encoding GTP-binding protein, with the protein product MTSAKIVVAGGFGAGKTTFVGSVSEIVPLTTEAMMTDASVGVDNLDHTPSKSTTTVAMDFGRVSLDADLILYLFGTPGQQRFWFMWDDLVRGAIGAVVLADTRRLADSFAPIDFFEDRGLPYIVGVNTFDGVLEHDINDVREALSIDPNIPIVRCDARDRESTKQTLITLVEYAMRQWIALRAAKAR
- a CDS encoding roadblock/LC7 domain-containing protein, whose protein sequence is MTSPSSAQPTQNQFGWLVNDFAERVPGVAHAVVVSADGLLLTASNRLPLDRADQLAAVASGLVSLTQGAARCFEAGAVNETVVEMELGIMVLMSISDGSCLAILAAPNCDIGQVAYEMTMLVDRVGQILTPELRAQLQGSGGSLIGEPVG